In Alkalihalobacterium alkalinitrilicum, a genomic segment contains:
- a CDS encoding thiolase family protein, producing the protein MRKVVVQGVGMTRFGKHLNRSLKDLTNEALQGAMLDAGVNLSGIEAAYIGNAMAGIISGQECIRGQVMLSGSGLEGIPMFNVENACASGSSAFHMAWMAVASGMYDMVLAIGAEKMNHPDRSRAFRALQGAVDVEDMERNSEKSENRDNQSLFMDYYAAEAREHMSRFGTSIETIAKIVVKNSRNGSLNSRAQYQIPQTLDAVLNSRTISDPLRLLMCSPVSDGAAAAIICSEKAAKKLTNQPIFVAGSVVLSGNASDYKGASSTERAAAKAYEIAGVQPSDIQIAEVHDAAAPGEIWAYEHLGICSPGEGGRLLESGATEIGGRIPVNPSGGLISKGHPVGATGLAQIAEVVWQLRGQAESRQIPTRPRLGITQNAGGLLHGGNAAVAINILSS; encoded by the coding sequence ATGCGAAAAGTTGTAGTTCAAGGAGTTGGTATGACTCGATTTGGAAAACATTTAAATCGGAGTCTGAAGGATTTGACAAATGAAGCATTGCAAGGAGCGATGCTGGATGCAGGTGTTAACTTGTCAGGAATAGAAGCTGCATATATCGGAAATGCGATGGCTGGTATTATTTCAGGCCAAGAGTGTATCCGAGGTCAAGTAATGTTATCCGGATCTGGATTGGAAGGAATCCCTATGTTTAATGTAGAAAATGCATGCGCTAGTGGTTCTTCCGCATTTCATATGGCGTGGATGGCAGTTGCCTCAGGAATGTATGATATGGTACTCGCTATAGGTGCAGAAAAGATGAATCACCCAGACCGTTCTAGGGCATTTAGAGCACTGCAAGGGGCAGTAGATGTCGAGGATATGGAAAGGAATTCTGAGAAGAGTGAGAACCGTGATAATCAGAGTTTATTCATGGATTATTACGCAGCGGAAGCACGTGAACATATGAGTAGATTCGGCACAAGTATTGAAACAATAGCAAAAATAGTGGTAAAAAATAGCCGTAATGGAAGCTTAAATAGTCGTGCGCAATATCAAATACCACAAACCTTAGATGCCGTCCTCAATTCTCGGACTATTAGCGATCCTTTAAGATTATTAATGTGCTCTCCAGTTAGTGATGGTGCAGCAGCAGCTATTATCTGCAGTGAAAAAGCTGCGAAAAAGTTGACGAATCAGCCAATATTTGTAGCTGGATCTGTCGTCTTATCGGGCAATGCGAGTGATTATAAAGGTGCTTCTAGTACGGAAAGGGCGGCTGCTAAAGCGTATGAGATAGCGGGAGTTCAACCTTCCGATATACAAATAGCAGAAGTTCATGATGCTGCAGCCCCTGGGGAAATTTGGGCTTATGAACACTTAGGAATTTGTTCTCCTGGAGAAGGAGGGAGATTATTGGAATCTGGTGCTACAGAAATTGGTGGACGGATACCAGTTAATCCTAGTGGAGGTTTAATATCCAAAGGGCATCCTGTGGGAGCAACTGGACTGGCACAAATAGCAGAAGTAGTTTGGCAATTAAGAGGTCAAGCAGAAAGCAGACAGATTCCAACTAGGCCTAGATTAGGGATAACACAGAACGCTGGAGGGTTACTGCATGGTGGAAATGCCGCGGTAGCGATTAACATATTATCCTCTTAA
- a CDS encoding YvrJ family protein, protein MDSWLPLLSEFGFHVVVTLCLLHRVEKKLDLVNQPIQRLSESLTVLYFN, encoded by the coding sequence ATTGATTCGTGGCTACCGCTTTTAAGTGAATTTGGCTTCCATGTGGTCGTGACCCTATGCCTACTTCACCGCGTCGAGAAAAAACTAGACTTGGTCAACCAACCGATCCAACGGTTATCCGAAAGCCTAACGGTACTTTACTTTAATTGA